The segment TGGTCTTCCCAACGCCTCCCATCAGCTCCCGGCCGCGCATGCCGATCCTGCAGAAAGGAAAAGGACACTTCAGGAGCAGAAACGTTTACCCTCGTGTTCTGCGACGATTAGAATATTATTCTAATCGTTGGGGAAAGTACCGATGATGCAACTCTTTATATCAAACTAGAGTTAAAGGTTTGTCCTGTTTGTATAAAGTTGTCCGTTTTAAATAAGTGAGAGGAAATATTTCAACTCACTAGACAAAGTACAAAATACTTTCTGTGGATGCAAATCACAGTTTAGGAGTATTTTCAGAAACTTGACAATCTATAGTAACATCTGCTGACAGTTCGGTTCTTTTTCCCCTTAACTGAAGTTAATTCTAAAggataaaaagtacaaaacgaTTAGCTATCGTTACAAACATATAAGAGCTCAGATGTATTTATAGCTACCTGAGGCAGGAAAAAGTGCCAAACATGGCGCCGGCAGCCATTCCTACTGCGAAGCCCATCATGAAGCCCATCTTGACCCGATCGAAGCAGCTCGGCTGCGTCTGGCCGTACGGACCGACAGCTACGGGCATCTGGAGCGGAGGGAACcgaaaacaaacccaaacagagTCATCGGCACAGAAAACAGACGAGACAGCTCGGAGACAAACTGAGCCTTAGTTTaaccattttcattaaaacaactcGGAATCTGTGGATTCTGAGAAACTAATCATTTCCTTTTTACCATCCCGGGTTTAAATCGTTCCTCGTTAACTCCAGTTTTGTGCAGGAAAACGTGAAGCGGATCCTTCTGTACGTTC is part of the Kryptolebias marmoratus isolate JLee-2015 linkage group LG4, ASM164957v2, whole genome shotgun sequence genome and harbors:
- the romo1 gene encoding reactive oxygen species modulator 1; the encoded protein is MPVAVGPYGQTQPSCFDRVKMGFMMGFAVGMAAGAMFGTFSCLRIGMRGRELMGGVGKTMMQSGGTFGTFMAIGMGIRC